In Nicotiana tabacum cultivar K326 chromosome 2, ASM71507v2, whole genome shotgun sequence, the following proteins share a genomic window:
- the LOC107785543 gene encoding uncharacterized protein LOC107785543: protein MAYRRRQGTSKSSTFKEESIFRPRPDDDDYLSSSSSSLAAQAIKASAAHRDSSLSSAYADSAFPHPHPSQAAASYEYTSLSSSNEAGGNPVLSAISEPKFSRKVDNPKLRKGLDALTSSLNHIGDTIGNALEEGRTIVENKTTDIIQETRKLQIRRKGTNFEEQNHVSSLHSAWQQSSRQTTQPHTQTNHEDQLKASRDVAMANAAKAKLLLRELKTVKAYLAFAKLRCSQLGEENKVLRESCEKGDNPAVDDMIRLQLETLLAEKARLAHENSVYARENRFLREIVEYHQLTMQDIVYLDEGIEEVTEVYPIPAVSKMLSNSLPAPASPCTPSEVPLSCSSSVTALASIAPQVAVDHEAPPSSNIPTSTGEDLRSQ from the exons ATGGCGTACAGAAGGAGGCAAGGGACGAGCAAGTCGTCAACGTTCAAGGAGGAGAGCATTTTCCGTCCGCGTCCCGATGATGATGATtacttatcttcttcttcttcttctcttgcCGCTCAGGCTATTAAAGCCTCTGCCGCTCATCGGGACTCTTCTCTCTCCTCCGCTTATGCCGATTCCGCTTTTCCCCATCCTCATCCTTCTCAG GCTGCTGCTTCCTATGAATATACATCACTGTCAAGTTCCAATGAAGCCGGTG GAAACCCAG TATTATCGGCAATATCAGAACCCAAATTTTCCAGAAAAGTGGACAATCCTAAACTGCGTAAGGGCCTGGATGCACTCACATCGTCTTTGAACCACATTGGTGATACCATCGGGAATGCATTGGAG GAGGGACGTACAATTGTTGAGAACAAGACTACTGACATTATTCAAGAGACACGCAAACTGCAGATCAGGAGAAAAGGTACCAACTTTGAGGAACAAAATCATGTTTCTAGCCTACATAGCGCATGGCAGCAATCCTCAAGGCAAACGACTCAGCCACATACACAAACCAATCATGAAGATCAACTAAAGGCTTCTCGTGAT GTGGCAATGGCAAATGCTGCCAAAGCCAAGCTTCTTTTACGAGAGTTGAAAACTGTTAAAGCATATCTTGCTTTCGCAAAACTAAGGTGTTCTCAGCTGGGAGAAGAAAATAAAGTCCTTCGAGAGTCTTGTGAAAAGGGAGACAATCCTGCAGTTGATGACATG ATACGCCTTCAACTTGAGACACTATTAGCAGAGAAGGCTCGTCTAGCACATGAGAATTCCGTGTATGCTCGTGAGAATCGCTTCTTAAGAGAGATTGTGGAGTACCACCAATTAACCATGCAAGATATTGTGTATCTGGATGAGGGCATAGAAGAAGTAACAGAAGTGTATCCTATACCTGCCGTCTCAAAGATGCTTTCAAATTCCCTTCCAGCACCTGCATCCCCATGTACCCCCTCGGAAGTACCCTTATCATGCAGCTCCTCAGTGACAGCTCTTGCTTCCATTGCACCCCAAGTGGCAGTAGATCATGAAGCTCCACCAAGTTCCAATATTCCAACTTCCACGGGGGAAGATTTGAGAAGTCAATGA